The genomic region TGGCGCGTCACACCGGATCGTCAGCCAAAACCCCGCACCCGAGCGGCTTCGGGCATCGGCTAGCGATCGGCTGCCGCTGCCCTGAAGCATTGTGCCGCGGACGCAAGCCGCCTACAGTCTGAGCATCGAGCGCCGCGAAGCGGAATTCCGTCCGCGACGCCGCATCAGGACAGCGACGGAGCCGGCATGAAAGTTCTGTTGGCCAGCCAGGCCATCCCCGGGCACTTCAATCCCATGACGGGCATCGGTGTCCGGCTGAAGGACGAGGGCCACGACGTCGGCTGGTATACGGGCCGCACGCTCGCCGGCAAACTGGAGGGCCTGGGCATCCCGCACTACCCGTTCGATCGCGCGATTGAGCACACCGGGGACAACCTCAATGAGCTCTACCCGCAACGCGCCAAGCTCAAGGGACCGATGGCCATCCGCTTCGACGGCGAACGGATCGTTGCCAGCAACGTCACCAATTTCTTCGAAGACATCAGGGATGTCCAACAGCAGTTTCCGTTCGATGTCGTCGTCGTGGACAACACCATGTTCGTCCAGCGGCTCGTGGCTGTTGTGCTGGGCAAACCGGTGGTCAGCTTCGTCCCCATCGGCAACATGGAAAGTGACCCGCTGGTGCCCCCGATGTTCTTCGGCTTCGCCCCGGCCCGTACCCCCGCCCACAAGATCCTCCATGCCGGTGCGCGGCTGGTGTCGGACCAGTTCGTCACGAAACCGGCGCGCAACAGCTATGTCCGGCAATTGCGCGGCTATGGTCTCCACACCGAGCGGGGGAAACCCATCACCGACGAGCCGTACCGATGGTCCGATGCGATCATCCAGACGGGCACCGCCTCCCTGGACTTTCCGCGGCGGACCGTTAACCCGAAAGTCCACTATGTCGGCGCCCTGTTGCCGCACCGTCCGGGAGGCACGGCGAGCCCCGGGACGGCTGCTGCCCTGACCGCGGACGCCCGGCAGCCGACGTCGGACGGGACCTACCGCCGGACCGTCGTCGTCACCCAGGGAACCGTTGACAACAGGGACCCGGCAAAGCTGATGGTCCCCACGATCGAGGCGCTGAAAGACACTGATTCGCGCATCATCGTGGCGACCGGCGGTGCGGGCACCGAAGAACTGCGACGGCGGTATCCGCAGCCCAATGTCGTTGTCGAGGACTACATCGACTTTGCCCGGGTCTTTCCCTTCACGGATGTTTTCGTCACCAACGGCGGATTCGGCGGAGTGCTGCTGAGCCTGTCCTACGGCGTCCCGCTCGTGACGGCAGGCCTCAACGAGGGGAAGAACGATGTCAACGCCCGGGTGGAATTCGCCGGCGTCGGGGTCAACTTGAAGACGGAGACGCCCAGCGCCGCGGCGGTCCGCTCCGCCGTCGACACCTTACTGAGCGATCCGTCCTGGCGCGCGCGGGCGCAGGAGATGCGCGGACAGTTCGAGGCGGAAGACAGCGTCGGGGCCGCCATCGAGGTCATCAAAGCCGCCGCCGGCTCCGGCGGGACACCAGCCGTCTGAGCCCGGCGCCGGCAGCGGCAATCGCCGTCATCCCCGCAGCCGTCGCGGACCCCAGAGACCTCCCAGTGGGCATCGAACACCCCAAAAACCGCGTAATCTAGCGGTTTTTCTACGCTCCATAGAATAGTGTCCTTACTCACATAACGGGTACTCTGGAACGGGCTGGTCCGATCGAAGGACTAGAGTTCCCAGAGGAGCATTGCGCCGTGTGGCTCGTTTCCAAGCTTGTCGCAGGGTGCGTTTATTCCGCAGCCCGGTAACCGCGAGTACGTGGGGTCCGGCTGTACAGAAACTACTTCGACGTAGAAGGACACTAAACCGTGGACCTGTTTGAATACCAGGCGCGCGATATGTTCGAGGCGCACGGTGTACCCGTGCTTGCTGGCATCGTGGCGCACACCCCTGAAGAAGCAAAGGCAGCTGCCGAGAAAATCGGCGGCGTAACTGTCGTCAAGGCACAGGTTAAGGCCGGAGGCCGCGGCAAGGCCGGCGGCGTCAAGGTCGCCAAGACCGCTGATGAGGCATTTGAACACTCCACCAACATCCTCGGGATGGACATCAAGGGCCACACCGTCCACCGCGTGATGATCGCCCAGGGCGCGGACATCGCCGAGGAATACTACTTCTCTGTCCTGCTGGACCGGGCCAACCGCAATTACCTGGCCATGTGCTCGGTTGAAGGCGGCATGGAAATCGAGCAGCTCGCCGTTGAGCGCCCCGAAGCCCTGGCCAAGATCGCGATCGACCCGGCCGTCGGCATCGACCAGGCCAAGGCCGATGAAATCGTTGCCGCTGCAGGCTTCGCCGAGGAACTGCGCGGCAAGGTCGCCGGCGTAATTCTGAAGCTCTGGGACGTTTTCAAGAAGGAAGACGCCACCCTCGTGGAGGTCAACCCGCTCGTCCTGACCGGCGCCGGCGACATCGTTGCCCTCGATGGCAAGGTCTCCCTGGATGAGAACGCGGACTTCCGCCACCCGAAGCACGCCCACCTTGAAGACAAGGATGCTGCTGACCCGCTCGAGGCCAAGGCCAAGGCGCAGGACCTCAACTACGTCAAGCTGGACGGCGAAGTCGGCATCATCGGTAACGGTGCCGGTCTCGTGATGTCCACCCTCGACGTCGTTGCTTACGCCGGCGAGAACCACGGCAACGTCAAGCCCGCGAACTTCCTGGACATCGGCGGTGGAGCGTCCGCCGAGGTTATGGCAGCAGGCCTCGACGTCATCCTGGGCGACCCGCAGGTCAAGTCCGTCTTCGTCAACGTCTTCGGCGGCATCACCGCGTGTGACGCCGTCGCCAAGGGCATCGTCGGTGCGCTGGCCGAGCTCGGCCACTCCGCGAACAAGCCGCTGGTCGTCCGCCTCGACGGCAACAACGTTGAGGAAGGCCGCCGCATCCTGGCCGAGGCCAACCACCCGCTGGTTACCCTGGCCGCCACCATGGACGAGGGCGCCGACAAGGCTGCCGAGCTCGCCAACGCAGCGAAGTAGAGGGACTGGACTATGTCTATTTATCTGAACAAGGACTCCAAGGTCATCGTCCAGGGCATCACCGGCGGCGAAGGCACCAAGCACACCGCCCTGATGCTCAAGGCCGGCACCAACGTTGTTGGCGGCGTCAACGCCCGCAAGGCCGGCACCACGGTCCTGCACGGCGACACCGAGATCACCGTTTTCGGCACCGTCAAGGAAGCCATGGCCGAGACCGGCGCTGACGTTTCCATCGTCTTCGTCCCGCCGGCCTTCACCAAGGACGCCGTCGTTGAAGCCATCGAGGCCGGCATCGGCCTGGTCGTCGTCATCACCGAAGGCGTGCCGGTCCAGGACTCCGCCGAGTTCTGGGCACTGGCCCAGTCCAAGGTCGATGCCAACGGCAAGCAGGTCACCCGCATCATCGGACCGAACTGCCCCGGCATCATCACCCCGGGTGAGGCCCTCGTCGGCATCACCCCGGCCAACATCACGGGCAAGGGCCCGATCGGCCTCGTCTCCAAGTCAGGCACCCTGACCTACCAGATGATGTACGAACTGCGCGACCTGGGCTTCTCCACCGCCATCGGCATTGGCGGCGACCCGGTCATCGGCACCACCCACATCGATGCCCTCGAAGCCTTCGAAGCCGACCCGGAAACCAAGGCGATCGTGATGATCGGCGAAATCGGCGGCGACGCCGAAGAGCGTGCCGCCGACTACATCAAGGCGCACGTCACGAAGCCGGTTGTCGGCTACGTGGCCGGCTTCACCGCCCCGGAAGGCAAGACCATGGGCCACGCAGGCGCCATCGTCTCGGGTTCCGCAGGCACCGCCCAGGCCAAGAAGGAAGCCCTCGAGGCTGCCGGCGTCAAGGTCGGCAAGACGCCGTCCGAGACCGCCAAGCTCCTGCGCGAAGTCTTCGCAACCCTCTAGGCTCCAAGCACCAGAAGCAACGCGGGGTCACTTTCGGCCCATTCCACTCGCTGGGATGGGCGCGAAGTGACCCCGCGTTGTTTGTTTAAGTCAGGGACGCTCTTCCTAGACCTTTGCCCCGGTGAGAACTTCCTCCAGCCGCTCATAGCCTTCGGACATGCCGCCCTCCATCCCGGACTGTGCCATGCCGTCGCGCGCCTCCATGCTGGGGTAGACCGCGCGGCCGCTGAGCCGGGAACGGCCGCCGCCGAGGTCTTCAAAGGTCAGGAACTCGATGCTCACCACGTCCGGGTAGCCGTCGAATTCGAAGGTCTGGATGGCGAAGTCGTTCTCGCGGACAGTGTGGAAGACGCCGCTGAAGACGTACGCGCTGCCGTCCGGTGCGGTGTGGGTGTAGCGGTAGCTGCCGCCGGTCCGGAAGTCGTAGTGGTCAATGGTCATGGTCATCCGCCGCGGACCGAGCCACTGGGCGACGAGCTCGGGGTCCTTGTGCGCACGGTAGACCTCGGAAACGGGAAAGTCGAACTCTCGCTCGAAGTCGATGAAGGGCAGCCCCTCGGGGACTGTCAGTGTCAGTGCGTTGCTCATGATGCATCCTTTGCCTGGGTGCCGCCCTCGGCGGCGCGGGTTTCAAGCACGGCGTCAAGGCTGCGGAACTGCCCTTCGCGGACCAGCCGGTACTGGTCAATCCAAGCGGTGAGCGCTTCCAGCCGTGCGGGGTTCAGGTGCACGGGCCGGCGCTGGGCGTCACGGGTGCGCGTGACCAGCTGAGCCTGCTCGAGGACCTGGATGTGTTTCGAGACCGCCTGCTTGGTGATCGCGAAAGGTTCCGCCAATTCATTGACGGTGGCCGGACCCCGGCTAAGCCGGGCAATGATGCGGCGGCGGACCGGGTCGGCGAGGGCCAGGAAGGCCGCGT from Arthrobacter sp. NicSoilB8 harbors:
- a CDS encoding nucleotide disphospho-sugar-binding domain-containing protein, yielding MKVLLASQAIPGHFNPMTGIGVRLKDEGHDVGWYTGRTLAGKLEGLGIPHYPFDRAIEHTGDNLNELYPQRAKLKGPMAIRFDGERIVASNVTNFFEDIRDVQQQFPFDVVVVDNTMFVQRLVAVVLGKPVVSFVPIGNMESDPLVPPMFFGFAPARTPAHKILHAGARLVSDQFVTKPARNSYVRQLRGYGLHTERGKPITDEPYRWSDAIIQTGTASLDFPRRTVNPKVHYVGALLPHRPGGTASPGTAAALTADARQPTSDGTYRRTVVVTQGTVDNRDPAKLMVPTIEALKDTDSRIIVATGGAGTEELRRRYPQPNVVVEDYIDFARVFPFTDVFVTNGGFGGVLLSLSYGVPLVTAGLNEGKNDVNARVEFAGVGVNLKTETPSAAAVRSAVDTLLSDPSWRARAQEMRGQFEAEDSVGAAIEVIKAAAGSGGTPAV
- the sucC gene encoding ADP-forming succinate--CoA ligase subunit beta produces the protein MDLFEYQARDMFEAHGVPVLAGIVAHTPEEAKAAAEKIGGVTVVKAQVKAGGRGKAGGVKVAKTADEAFEHSTNILGMDIKGHTVHRVMIAQGADIAEEYYFSVLLDRANRNYLAMCSVEGGMEIEQLAVERPEALAKIAIDPAVGIDQAKADEIVAAAGFAEELRGKVAGVILKLWDVFKKEDATLVEVNPLVLTGAGDIVALDGKVSLDENADFRHPKHAHLEDKDAADPLEAKAKAQDLNYVKLDGEVGIIGNGAGLVMSTLDVVAYAGENHGNVKPANFLDIGGGASAEVMAAGLDVILGDPQVKSVFVNVFGGITACDAVAKGIVGALAELGHSANKPLVVRLDGNNVEEGRRILAEANHPLVTLAATMDEGADKAAELANAAK
- the sucD gene encoding succinate--CoA ligase subunit alpha, with the protein product MSIYLNKDSKVIVQGITGGEGTKHTALMLKAGTNVVGGVNARKAGTTVLHGDTEITVFGTVKEAMAETGADVSIVFVPPAFTKDAVVEAIEAGIGLVVVITEGVPVQDSAEFWALAQSKVDANGKQVTRIIGPNCPGIITPGEALVGITPANITGKGPIGLVSKSGTLTYQMMYELRDLGFSTAIGIGGDPVIGTTHIDALEAFEADPETKAIVMIGEIGGDAEERAADYIKAHVTKPVVGYVAGFTAPEGKTMGHAGAIVSGSAGTAQAKKEALEAAGVKVGKTPSETAKLLREVFATL
- a CDS encoding SRPBCC family protein yields the protein MSNALTLTVPEGLPFIDFEREFDFPVSEVYRAHKDPELVAQWLGPRRMTMTIDHYDFRTGGSYRYTHTAPDGSAYVFSGVFHTVRENDFAIQTFEFDGYPDVVSIEFLTFEDLGGGRSRLSGRAVYPSMEARDGMAQSGMEGGMSEGYERLEEVLTGAKV
- a CDS encoding metalloregulator ArsR/SmtB family transcription factor; the protein is MDSSDDGGLDAAFLALADPVRRRIIARLSRGPATVNELAEPFAITKQAVSKHIQVLEQAQLVTRTRDAQRRPVHLNPARLEALTAWIDQYRLVREGQFRSLDAVLETRAAEGGTQAKDAS